Proteins encoded within one genomic window of Bermanella sp. WJH001:
- a CDS encoding VC0807 family protein, producing the protein MSQQTQVKKESMLANLLLNIVIPTLILMKGSESPWLLAQLQGLDAQMGSSFGLFYQDHGIQLAIVVALAFPILYGMHDFKRAGKVNVFSALGVFSILLTGGISLLQLDPQYIAIKEAAIPGILGLVTVLSLKTRFPLVKTFLYNDKILRVDRIAQALEQHKTEQAFEKSLKVASWLVAGSFFLSSFLNYALAKWIIVSPAGTAAFNEELGKMTALSFPVISIPATIVMMAALFYLFRSIKKLTGLTLEDVIVEQ; encoded by the coding sequence ATGAGTCAGCAAACCCAAGTTAAAAAAGAAAGCATGTTAGCCAATTTATTGCTCAACATTGTGATACCAACCCTGATTTTAATGAAGGGCAGTGAAAGTCCTTGGTTGTTGGCCCAGTTGCAAGGGTTAGATGCTCAAATGGGTTCGTCTTTTGGGTTGTTTTATCAAGATCATGGCATTCAATTGGCCATTGTTGTGGCTCTGGCGTTCCCTATTTTGTACGGCATGCATGACTTTAAGCGCGCGGGTAAGGTTAATGTGTTTTCCGCGTTAGGTGTCTTTAGTATTTTGCTTACAGGCGGTATCAGCTTATTGCAGCTAGACCCTCAATACATAGCCATTAAAGAAGCGGCTATTCCTGGGATTTTAGGTTTGGTTACGGTTTTATCACTTAAAACCCGATTTCCGCTGGTTAAGACATTTTTGTATAACGATAAGATTCTAAGAGTTGATCGCATTGCACAGGCCCTTGAGCAGCACAAGACTGAGCAGGCGTTTGAGAAGAGTCTAAAGGTGGCTTCTTGGTTGGTTGCGGGTTCGTTCTTTTTGTCCTCGTTTTTAAATTACGCGCTAGCAAAGTGGATTATTGTGAGCCCGGCTGGCACCGCTGCGTTTAATGAAGAGCTGGGTAAAATGACGGCGTTAAGCTTTCCGGTTATCTCGATACCCGCCACCATTGTGATGATGGCGGCTTTGTTTTACTTGTTTCGCAGTATTAAAAAACTGACGGGCCTTACCCTTGAAGATGTCATTGTTGAGCAATAA
- a CDS encoding TIGR04211 family SH3 domain-containing protein produces MKRITLFILTLLVLYPAVAEKRYISDELWINLRSGPGNDYKILKILKSGTHLQFIESDEETKFSKVITDKGLEGWVPTRFIQDEPIAFEKLILTQRELDKTKADLTELQNKFNETKKVLAETKRTAGDLSQDKSEQEKELEYIKKVSANAINLDKKNQELLEQGEQLKITVDTLRAENERLQNSKDVNYILVGGGLILLGLFLGWLLPKLSGRRSDTWA; encoded by the coding sequence GTGAAACGTATTACACTTTTTATATTAACATTGTTAGTGCTATACCCAGCGGTAGCGGAAAAACGTTACATCAGCGATGAGCTATGGATCAATTTACGCAGTGGCCCTGGTAATGACTATAAAATTCTAAAAATACTTAAAAGCGGTACACACCTACAGTTCATAGAATCTGATGAAGAAACGAAGTTTTCAAAAGTGATCACAGATAAAGGGCTTGAGGGCTGGGTACCTACTCGCTTTATTCAAGACGAGCCAATCGCGTTTGAAAAGCTTATCCTTACTCAACGTGAACTAGATAAAACAAAAGCAGATTTAACAGAGCTACAAAATAAGTTTAATGAAACTAAAAAAGTGCTTGCTGAAACAAAACGTACAGCTGGCGACTTAAGCCAAGATAAATCCGAACAAGAAAAAGAACTAGAATACATTAAAAAAGTAAGTGCCAACGCCATCAACCTTGATAAGAAAAATCAAGAACTACTCGAGCAAGGGGAGCAACTTAAAATCACGGTTGATACCCTACGCGCAGAAAACGAGCGCTTACAAAACAGCAAAGATGTAAATTACATTCTTGTGGGTGGCGGTTTAATTTTGCTTGGCCTTTTCCTTGGCTGGTTATTACCTAAGCTATCCGGTCGTCGCAGCGACACCTGGGCATAA
- a CDS encoding YciI family protein has product MLYAIISQDIANSLEKRLAARPAHLERLQLLQQQGRLILAGPHPAIDSEDPGKDGFTGSLVVAEFDNLEQAQAWADVDPYIEAGVYEKVTVKPFKKVLP; this is encoded by the coding sequence ATGTTATATGCCATTATTTCCCAAGACATTGCCAATAGCTTAGAAAAGCGCCTAGCAGCCCGCCCAGCCCACCTAGAACGCCTGCAATTATTACAGCAACAGGGCCGTTTAATTTTGGCAGGCCCACACCCAGCCATTGATAGCGAAGATCCAGGCAAAGATGGCTTTACGGGCAGCTTAGTCGTAGCAGAATTTGATAACCTTGAGCAAGCACAAGCATGGGCAGATGTTGACCCATACATAGAAGCGGGCGTTTACGAAAAAGTAACCGTGAAGCCGTTCAAGAAAGTTTTACCATAA